The Candidatus Saccharibacteria bacterium oral taxon 955 DNA segment AACTCTCAGACCGTTACAGGACAACACTCGATGCTCCAGCTTCAGGAGGACGGTAACCTAGTTATGTACGCCAGCGGAAATATACCTAGATGGTCAACTAATACTAGTGGTCGCTAGTAAACGATTACTATTTGATTATACTTTCAACGATTGATTCAGCCGAACGATAAGTGTCGTCCCAAGTAAGTGGCGTGCGGTCATGAAGCTTTTTCTCACGACTGGTGCGATATTTGTCATCCATCATTTTGACAATTGCCTCGAGACACTCGTCGGCACTATATGGCGAGAAATAATCAGCGTACTCACCAACCACCTCAGGTATCGACGAGGAGTGCGATGCCACAGTTGCTTTGCAGTGATGAGCCGCTTCGGCTACAGGCAGGCCCCAACCCTCATAATATGAAGGAAAGACAAAAAACTTACAGTTTTTATACATCCAAGCCAGCCCTTTGTCGTCTATATCGTTTCGAATGGTAATTTTTTTGTTAACACGATCGTCATGGACTAATTGATAATAGATATCTCCAGTCAGCCAACCGATTCGTCCGACAATATATAGATGGGGTAAATCAATTCCACGCTCATGGGCGAGACAATACACCTGGTAGAGCAAAACCGGATTCTTGCGTACCTCGAGCGTCCCAACATTTAGGATGTACGGTTCATCGACAATTCCATCTGGCCTAACTAGTTCTTTTTCATTAATATCCTCGCCGAGAATCATAACTCCAGTCTTGGCGCAATTCTTTATGTTAAAGTCTTTTACAAACCTCTCGTAGTCTCGTCGGGTCGCCTCCGATATAAATAATAGAGCATCGCTTAGCTCACAAATCGCACGAACATAGCGTGGGAATCGCTCATGCTCAACTTCTGCGGTATGTGCACGATCATAAACAGGAATAAAATCATTTATGTTGTGAACTATCTTGATACCAACTCGCTCTTTGGCTTCTGATACTGTGCTTACGTAATGTGGCTTATCCCAGTGCGCACCATAAACCAGCAGAACATCGTCAGATTGAAAATCAAACGGCACATCCTCGGGCTGAAATGTGTGCATCTTGCTCTGTTCACTCTGGCTTCGGATACCCTTTAGACGTGAAACCCCGTGACGCGCAACCTTTGATACGATCGGTGGTACGAGAGCTTTTGTTGCCCGCTTTGCATGATGAAGCGCTCGAGATGCCCCTCTAGGACCAGAAGCACCGCCGGTTTCGCCATCTTCTGTATGATCTGGATAAAGCAGGTCGCCTATACTAGTCAGCTGATAAAACCGCCTATCTTGTTCACTAAAATAGCAAAATACCGTATCAGACCGATCAGCGTATCGCACCGCCATCTCATACACAACCCGCTGAATTCCGCTAAGGTTCCCTCGCCAGACCGTCAGGTCGGTAACATCTACCACTCTCCTCACCGCGCTACTTCTCCTTTCTATCGGACTTTCCTTCAACTCCCTTAATTAAATCAGCTAGCGTCTTTTTATCCTTTTGTGATAAATCGTCTTTTTCAGACTCCAGACAACCACCAGCCAACCAGCGATATGTCTCAGCCAGCAACTCATCGGTTGTTTTACAGTTCTCAGTGATACATAGCACCGGAATAGATAATGTTGAAACTGTGTCTATTCGTAACGACCTTTCAAGCGACTCCTGACCATCACAATCTACATATAGGTCTGAGCGCATGAGCACCGAAGCATACTCGTGGTCAGTTAGTTTCTCGGCTATGTCAATCGGACAATCATCAATTATTGATCTTGCTGTTTCATTGATAGCGCTTCTTGAAATGACCTTTACCTCTACACGAGACATATCAATCTCGTTGGTTAGCGTCTTTAGGTATAGGGCGCCTTCTTTGTCGCGATCACTGCCATCCATAGAAAGTGTTATCCGGCTACTAGCCGACATGCGACGACTTTGACGGTATGGAAGTTGTGGAACATCAGTAGAAAAGCTAGAGTCGTGTTTATATATGTCGACAAAGCCAATTGAGCGATCGACAACATCACCAGCTGATAAATTACTGCGATGACTGCGCGTCATGTAACCCTCTTCGGCTAATTTATCGAGGGCGACATCGATATCGTTTTTTCCACATAGGAACAAACCAGGCGCGCCCAGAGACGCCAGCACAGTGAGCCGTGAACGATCTGCTCCGTCATAAATATAAATAACCGCATCGTATTTATCATATTTCTCTTGATC contains these protein-coding regions:
- a CDS encoding glycosyltransferase — encoded protein: MRRVVDVTDLTVWRGNLSGIQRVVYEMAVRYADRSDTVFCYFSEQDRRFYQLTSIGDLLYPDHTEDGETGGASGPRGASRALHHAKRATKALVPPIVSKVARHGVSRLKGIRSQSEQSKMHTFQPEDVPFDFQSDDVLLVYGAHWDKPHYVSTVSEAKERVGIKIVHNINDFIPVYDRAHTAEVEHERFPRYVRAICELSDALLFISEATRRDYERFVKDFNIKNCAKTGVMILGEDINEKELVRPDGIVDEPYILNVGTLEVRKNPVLLYQVYCLAHERGIDLPHLYIVGRIGWLTGDIYYQLVHDDRVNKKITIRNDIDDKGLAWMYKNCKFFVFPSYYEGWGLPVAEAAHHCKATVASHSSSIPEVVGEYADYFSPYSADECLEAIVKMMDDKYRTSREKKLHDRTPLTWDDTYRSAESIVESIIK